A single Pseudodesulfovibrio aespoeensis Aspo-2 DNA region contains:
- a CDS encoding DUF2597 family protein, with protein MNRISGKSFDINIGDMLVHVDKATLSITDNSAVAKDRGVPNGRVPGDVEAAGEVEVDATALNLIIEAARSAGSFRDLDTFDILFYANSGSGEELKVEAFGCAFKIESLLDIDSKGGEKHITKLPFDVTSPDFIRINGVPYLSASETKDLI; from the coding sequence ATGAACCGGATCAGCGGAAAGAGCTTTGACATCAACATCGGCGACATGCTGGTGCACGTCGACAAGGCGACCCTGTCCATCACCGACAACAGCGCGGTGGCCAAGGATCGCGGCGTGCCCAACGGCCGGGTGCCCGGCGACGTGGAAGCCGCGGGCGAGGTCGAGGTGGACGCCACCGCCCTCAACCTCATCATCGAGGCCGCCAGGAGCGCCGGGTCGTTCCGCGACCTCGATACCTTCGACATCCTCTTCTACGCCAACTCGGGCTCGGGCGAGGAGCTGAAGGTGGAGGCGTTCGGCTGCGCCTTCAAGATCGAAAGCCTGCTCGACATCGACTCCAAGGGCGGAGAGAAGCACATCACCAAGCTGCCCTTTGACGTGACGAGCCCGGACTTCATCCGCATCAACGGCGTCCCGTACCTTTCGGCGTCCGAGACCAAGGACCTCATCTAG